The Lysobacter capsici genome has a segment encoding these proteins:
- a CDS encoding beta strand repeat-containing protein, translated as MNRSTLLALAIASVIGMNVVAAPVAFAGNNCDLNDGDTSNENSGGSSANGTDAIACGNGNTAQGEESVSIGQANSADGAGASALGYVNTARGDDSSAVGNFNEAGGARSNAFGRGNLVLGDNANAFGSDNSADGAGAVALGVNNSAAGLGAVAVGNASAADGAGSHASGVGNIAAGDASLAVGSGNTASAGETTAVGRINEASGQGATAVGFVNTAGADGASALGNFNSVTGVGANGVGRGNRVESENGNAFGGDNRVTGINATALGNGNTVSGARSLAAGVGAQATADDAVALGNGSVADRANTVSVGAAGSERQITNVANGTQANDAVNLSQLQALGDGFVVRGTQTGANSVAAGAGSESSGAGSSALGSGSVASGADSTAVGAANTASGSGASAVGFVNTAGADDSSALGNFNEASGIGANAVGRLNLATGVNSNAVGGDNIASGDNASAVGSLNEAGGANSNAFGSGNIAGGVGAAALGTDNTASADDASAIGVANEASANGASAVGYVNIAGGANASALGNFNTATGNGSVAAGRGNTANGLNSNAIGGDNTSDGDNATAIGTGNLANAANSNAVGSFNQVDGDAGNAVGANNTVSGANGNAFGGDNTVDGANATAIGSGNTASGVNSLAAGFNSQATADDSVALGSNSVADRANTISVGALGAERQIANVADGTDDTDAVNVRQLQDAITTAGDGFVIRGTQTGTDAVAAGVGSEASGDNASALGNGSLASGANSTAVGNSSIASGDNASAVGWGNTASGLESAAFGTLNGAEGDYSSAFGYVNQAVGENSSAFGNFNTVLGAGSNAFGSTNQVNSDNASAFGNANVVDGANATAIGSGNTASGANSFAAGFNSQATADDSVALGSNSIADRANTVSVGAAGAERNIANVADATAATDAVNLRQLQAIGDGFVIRGTQTGANSVAAGAGSESSGAGSSALGSGSVASGDDSTAVGAANTASGSGSSAVGFVNVAGADDASAFGNFNLANGVGSNAFGRLNTVNGVNGNAFGGDNTVGGANASAIGNGNNVAGANATAVGSGNVASGANSFAAGFNSQATADDSVALGSNSIADRANTVSVGAAGAERQIVNVADGSQATDAVNVRQLQAMGDGFVIRGTQTGANAVAAGVGSEASGANSSALGNFSIASGDGSSAVGFGSTATGLESAAFGTANDASGAYSSAFGYVNQTLGENSSAFGNFNSVLEVGGNAFGRGNQVTAVNGNAFGGENEATAENANAFGNSNKATGANATAIGNGNTASGANSLAAGFNSQATAADSVALGSNSIADRANTVSVGAAGAERNIANVADATAATDAVNLRQLQGAISTAGDGFVIRGTQTGANSVAAGAGSESSGAGSSALGYQSVASGIDSTAVGRANAASGAESVAVGTVNEASGDYASALGYVNRASGENSSAVGNFNIVTAEGANAFGRDNQVTALNANAVGGDNVVSAENANAIGNGNTVEGVNATAVGSGNTASGANSLAAGFNSQATAADSVALGSNSIADRANTVSVGAAGAERQIVNVADGSQATDAVNVRQLQNAITTVGDGFVVRGTQTGANSVAAGVGSESSGVGSSALGYESVASGADSSAIGRGNTARGMESAAVGTLNDASGDYSSAFGYVNQSIGENSSAFGNFNVVQGAGSSAFGSTNQVIAANATALGNTNTVDGDNATAVGNGNTASGADSVVLGNNSQTTAADSVALGNGSLADRANTVSVGAAGRERQIVNVAAASQDTDAVNLSQLNNVMGVFGAGASFTGGVFVAPTYTIQGSAFNDVGSAFGAVDGRITDLYGRIAAIPAGPQGPQGPQGPQGPQGPQGPDGPTGPQGPGGSPLSANYDDASRNQLTLEGANGTRVSNLADGAAPTDAVNLRQMQAGDVASVQTSTNYTNTQIQQANTRADAGDARTLQSANSYTDQRISNLNLDFGTFRSEVNDRFEDLDRRVSRNGAMSAAMAQMSANNAYAKPGRGRLSVGAGFQEGESGLAIGYGRRINENVSISIGAAFSGSESSGGVGFGVDL; from the coding sequence ATGAATCGCAGCACCCTACTGGCGCTGGCTATCGCCAGCGTCATCGGTATGAACGTGGTCGCAGCACCCGTAGCGTTCGCAGGCAACAACTGCGACCTCAACGACGGCGACACCAGCAACGAAAACAGCGGCGGCAGCAGCGCCAACGGCACCGACGCGATCGCGTGCGGCAACGGCAACACCGCGCAAGGCGAGGAAAGCGTCTCGATCGGTCAGGCCAACAGCGCTGACGGCGCGGGCGCCAGCGCGCTGGGTTACGTCAACACCGCCCGCGGCGACGACAGCAGCGCGGTCGGCAATTTCAATGAGGCCGGCGGCGCGCGCAGCAACGCGTTCGGCCGCGGCAACCTGGTGCTCGGCGACAACGCCAACGCCTTCGGCAGCGACAACAGCGCCGACGGCGCCGGCGCGGTCGCGCTGGGCGTCAACAATTCGGCGGCGGGCCTGGGCGCGGTGGCGGTCGGCAACGCCAGCGCCGCCGACGGCGCCGGCAGCCACGCCTCGGGCGTCGGCAACATCGCCGCGGGCGACGCGTCGCTCGCGGTCGGCAGCGGCAACACCGCCAGCGCCGGCGAGACCACCGCGGTGGGCCGGATCAACGAAGCCAGCGGTCAGGGCGCCACGGCGGTCGGGTTCGTCAACACCGCCGGCGCCGATGGTGCCAGCGCGCTGGGCAACTTCAACAGCGTCACCGGCGTCGGCGCCAACGGCGTGGGCCGTGGCAACCGGGTCGAGAGCGAAAACGGCAACGCCTTCGGCGGCGACAACCGCGTCACCGGCATCAACGCCACCGCGCTGGGCAACGGCAATACCGTCAGCGGCGCGCGCAGCCTCGCCGCCGGTGTCGGCGCGCAGGCCACCGCAGACGACGCGGTCGCGCTGGGCAACGGCTCGGTCGCCGATCGCGCCAACACGGTTTCGGTCGGCGCGGCCGGCAGCGAACGTCAGATCACCAACGTCGCCAACGGCACCCAGGCCAACGATGCGGTCAACCTGAGCCAGTTGCAGGCGCTCGGCGACGGCTTCGTGGTGCGCGGCACCCAGACCGGCGCGAACAGCGTCGCCGCGGGCGCGGGCAGCGAATCCAGCGGCGCGGGCAGCAGCGCGCTCGGCAGCGGCAGCGTCGCTAGCGGCGCGGACAGCACCGCCGTCGGCGCGGCCAACACCGCCAGCGGCAGCGGCGCCAGCGCGGTGGGTTTCGTCAACACCGCCGGCGCCGACGACAGCAGCGCGCTGGGCAATTTCAACGAAGCCAGCGGCATCGGCGCGAACGCCGTCGGCCGTCTCAACCTCGCCACCGGCGTCAACAGCAATGCGGTCGGCGGCGACAACATCGCCAGCGGCGACAATGCCAGCGCGGTCGGCAGTCTCAATGAAGCCGGCGGCGCCAACAGCAACGCCTTCGGCAGCGGCAATATCGCCGGCGGTGTCGGCGCGGCGGCACTGGGCACCGACAACACCGCCAGCGCCGACGACGCCAGCGCGATCGGCGTGGCCAACGAAGCCAGCGCCAACGGCGCCAGCGCGGTGGGTTACGTCAATATCGCCGGCGGCGCCAACGCCAGCGCGCTGGGCAACTTCAACACCGCCACCGGCAACGGCAGCGTCGCCGCAGGCCGCGGCAACACCGCCAACGGTTTGAACAGCAACGCGATCGGCGGCGACAACACCAGCGACGGCGACAACGCCACCGCGATCGGCACCGGCAACCTCGCCAACGCCGCCAACAGCAACGCGGTCGGCAGCTTCAATCAGGTCGACGGCGATGCCGGCAACGCCGTCGGCGCGAACAATACGGTGAGTGGCGCGAACGGCAATGCCTTCGGCGGCGACAACACCGTCGACGGCGCCAACGCCACCGCGATCGGCAGCGGCAACACCGCCAGCGGCGTCAACAGCCTCGCCGCCGGTTTCAACAGCCAGGCCACGGCGGACGATTCGGTCGCGCTGGGTTCCAACTCGGTCGCCGATCGCGCCAACACGATCTCGGTCGGTGCCCTCGGCGCCGAGCGTCAGATCGCCAACGTCGCCGACGGCACCGACGACACCGACGCGGTCAACGTGCGTCAGTTGCAGGATGCGATCACCACCGCCGGCGACGGCTTCGTGATCCGCGGCACCCAGACCGGCACCGACGCGGTCGCGGCCGGCGTGGGCAGCGAGGCCAGCGGCGACAACGCCAGCGCGCTCGGTAACGGCAGCCTCGCCAGCGGCGCGAACAGCACCGCGGTGGGCAACTCCAGCATCGCCAGCGGCGACAACGCCAGCGCGGTGGGTTGGGGCAATACCGCCAGCGGCTTGGAAAGCGCGGCGTTCGGTACCTTGAACGGTGCGGAGGGCGATTACTCCAGCGCGTTCGGCTACGTCAATCAGGCCGTCGGCGAGAACAGCAGTGCGTTCGGCAACTTCAATACGGTTTTGGGCGCGGGCAGCAATGCCTTCGGCTCGACCAACCAGGTGAACTCGGACAACGCCAGCGCCTTCGGCAACGCCAACGTAGTCGACGGCGCCAACGCCACCGCGATCGGCAGTGGCAACACCGCCAGCGGCGCCAACAGCTTCGCGGCCGGCTTCAACAGCCAGGCCACGGCCGACGATTCGGTGGCCTTGGGTTCCAACTCGATCGCCGACCGCGCCAACACGGTGTCGGTGGGCGCGGCGGGCGCGGAACGTAACATCGCCAACGTCGCCGATGCGACCGCGGCGACCGATGCGGTCAACCTGCGTCAGTTGCAGGCGATCGGCGATGGCTTCGTGATCCGCGGCACCCAGACCGGCGCCAACAGCGTCGCGGCCGGTGCCGGCAGCGAATCGAGCGGCGCGGGCAGCAGCGCGCTGGGCAGCGGCAGCGTCGCCAGCGGCGACGACAGCACCGCGGTCGGCGCGGCCAATACCGCCAGCGGCAGCGGTTCCAGCGCGGTCGGTTTCGTCAACGTCGCTGGTGCCGACGATGCCAGCGCCTTCGGCAATTTCAACCTCGCCAATGGCGTGGGTTCGAATGCCTTCGGTCGCCTCAATACGGTCAACGGCGTGAATGGCAATGCCTTCGGCGGCGACAATACCGTCGGTGGCGCCAACGCCAGCGCGATCGGCAACGGCAACAACGTCGCTGGTGCCAACGCCACTGCGGTCGGCAGCGGCAACGTCGCCAGCGGCGCCAACAGCTTCGCGGCCGGCTTCAACAGCCAGGCCACGGCCGACGATTCGGTGGCCTTGGGTTCCAACTCGATCGCCGACCGCGCCAACACGGTGTCGGTCGGTGCGGCCGGCGCCGAGCGTCAGATCGTCAACGTCGCCGACGGTTCGCAGGCGACCGATGCGGTCAACGTGCGTCAATTGCAAGCCATGGGCGATGGCTTCGTGATTCGCGGTACCCAGACTGGCGCGAACGCGGTCGCGGCCGGTGTCGGCAGCGAGGCCAGCGGCGCCAACAGCAGCGCGCTGGGCAACTTCAGCATCGCCAGCGGCGACGGCTCCAGCGCGGTGGGTTTCGGCAGCACCGCGACCGGGCTGGAAAGCGCGGCATTCGGCACGGCCAACGATGCTTCGGGCGCGTATTCGAGCGCGTTCGGTTACGTCAACCAGACCCTCGGCGAGAACAGCAGCGCGTTCGGTAATTTCAACAGCGTGCTGGAAGTGGGCGGCAACGCCTTCGGTCGCGGCAATCAGGTGACCGCGGTCAACGGCAACGCGTTCGGCGGCGAGAACGAAGCGACGGCCGAAAACGCCAATGCCTTCGGCAACAGCAACAAAGCCACCGGCGCCAACGCCACCGCGATCGGCAACGGCAACACCGCCAGCGGCGCCAACAGTCTCGCCGCCGGCTTCAACAGCCAGGCCACGGCCGCCGATTCGGTCGCGTTGGGTTCCAACTCGATCGCCGACCGCGCCAACACGGTGTCGGTGGGCGCGGCGGGCGCGGAACGCAACATCGCCAACGTCGCCGATGCGACTGCGGCGACCGATGCGGTCAACCTGCGTCAGTTGCAGGGCGCGATCAGCACGGCCGGCGACGGCTTCGTGATCCGCGGCACCCAGACCGGCGCCAACAGCGTCGCGGCCGGTGCCGGCAGCGAGTCGAGCGGTGCGGGCAGCAGCGCGCTGGGTTATCAGAGCGTCGCCAGCGGCATCGATTCCACCGCGGTCGGCCGCGCCAACGCCGCCAGCGGCGCCGAGAGCGTGGCGGTCGGTACGGTCAACGAAGCCAGCGGCGACTATGCCAGCGCGCTCGGCTACGTCAACCGGGCCAGCGGCGAGAACAGCAGCGCGGTCGGCAACTTCAACATCGTGACCGCCGAAGGCGCCAATGCCTTCGGTCGCGACAACCAGGTGACGGCGCTCAACGCCAACGCGGTCGGCGGCGACAACGTGGTCTCGGCGGAGAACGCCAACGCCATCGGCAACGGCAACACCGTCGAAGGCGTCAACGCCACCGCGGTCGGCAGCGGCAACACCGCCAGCGGCGCCAACAGCCTCGCCGCCGGTTTCAACAGCCAGGCCACCGCGGCTGACTCGGTTGCCTTGGGTTCGAACTCGATCGCCGACCGCGCCAACACGGTCTCGGTCGGCGCGGCCGGCGCCGAGCGTCAGATCGTCAACGTCGCCGACGGATCGCAGGCGACCGATGCGGTCAACGTGCGTCAGTTGCAGAACGCGATCACCACGGTCGGCGACGGCTTCGTGGTTCGCGGTACCCAGACTGGCGCGAACAGCGTGGCGGCGGGCGTAGGCAGCGAATCCAGCGGTGTCGGCAGCAGCGCGCTGGGCTATGAGAGCGTCGCCAGCGGCGCCGATTCCAGCGCGATCGGCCGCGGCAACACCGCCCGCGGCATGGAAAGCGCGGCGGTCGGTACCTTGAACGACGCCAGCGGCGATTACTCCAGCGCATTCGGCTACGTCAATCAGTCGATCGGCGAAAACAGCAGCGCGTTCGGCAACTTCAACGTGGTGCAGGGCGCGGGCAGCAGCGCCTTCGGTTCGACCAACCAGGTGATCGCGGCCAACGCCACCGCGTTGGGCAACACCAACACCGTCGACGGCGACAACGCCACCGCGGTGGGCAACGGCAACACCGCGAGCGGCGCCGACAGCGTGGTGCTCGGCAACAACAGCCAGACCACCGCGGCCGATTCGGTCGCGCTGGGCAACGGCTCGCTCGCCGATCGCGCCAACACCGTGTCGGTGGGCGCGGCCGGTCGCGAGCGTCAGATCGTCAACGTCGCGGCCGCCAGCCAGGACACCGACGCGGTCAACCTGTCGCAGCTCAACAACGTGATGGGCGTGTTCGGCGCCGGCGCCAGCTTCACCGGCGGCGTGTTCGTCGCGCCGACCTACACGATCCAGGGCAGCGCGTTCAACGACGTGGGTTCGGCGTTCGGCGCGGTCGACGGACGGATCACCGATCTGTACGGGCGCATCGCGGCGATCCCGGCCGGTCCGCAGGGCCCGCAAGGGCCGCAGGGTCCGCAAGGTCCTCAGGGCCCGCAGGGTCCGGACGGCCCCACCGGTCCGCAAGGCCCGGGCGGTTCGCCGTTGTCGGCGAACTACGACGATGCCTCGCGTAATCAGCTGACCCTGGAAGGCGCCAACGGCACCCGCGTGTCCAACCTCGCCGACGGCGCCGCGCCGACCGACGCGGTCAACCTGCGGCAGATGCAGGCTGGCGACGTGGCCTCGGTGCAGACCTCGACCAACTACACCAACACCCAGATCCAGCAGGCCAACACCCGCGCCGATGCCGGCGATGCGCGCACCCTGCAGTCGGCCAACAGCTACACCGACCAGCGCATCAGCAATCTGAACCTGGACTTCGGCACCTTCCGTTCCGAGGTCAACGATCGTTTCGAAGATCTCGATCGTCGGGTCAGCCGCAACGGCGCGATGTCGGCGGCGATGGCGCAGATGTCGGCCAACAACGCCTACGCCAAGCCCGGTCGCGGCCGCTTGTCGGTCGGCGCCGGTTTCCAGGAAGGCGAAAGCGGCCTGGCGATCGGTTACGGCCGCCGCATCAACGAGAACGTGTCGATCAGCATCGGCGCGGCCTTCTCGGGCTCGGAGAGCTCGGGCGGCGTGGGCTTTGGGGTCGATTTGTAA
- a CDS encoding dipeptide ABC transporter ATP-binding protein: MNALVSLHGLRIQVDGGTSPSRRLLGPLDMELHPGQCLGVVGESGSGKSLTALALLGLLPAQLRAQGRLDIDGDDIAIASAAHARLRGRTLAWVPQDPLAALHPLRRIGAQLNETLRVVRGLSATAAGVQAQALLERVQLPDPSAALRRYPHQFSGGQRQRIAIALALATQPRVLIADEPTSALDARIARDILDLLDRLRREDGLALLLISHDLPLVGAYAQRLLVLQRGEVVERGDTATVFASPAHAYTRELLAADRIDALPPEPAAQADNDTPPLLRGEALSMRYPRAPRPALDGVDIELRRGQGLALVGESGSGKSTLGRVLLRLLRGAQGRVSIDGIDLGSLDAAALRRLRARTGVVFQDPYASLDPRLRVAEIVAEPLRIHGNLDKAARRARAAELLRDVGLDEAMLDRYPHQFSGGQRQRIAIARALATSPDLLVCDEAVSALDAHHRAAILALLARLKRERGLALLFVTHDLAAAAAVAERIAVLEAGRIVETGPTAQVLSAPRHAHTRALLAARPAVIGSV, translated from the coding sequence ATGAACGCGCTGGTTTCGCTGCATGGCTTGCGCATCCAAGTCGATGGCGGCACGTCGCCCTCGCGTCGTCTGCTCGGCCCGCTCGATATGGAACTGCATCCGGGCCAGTGCCTGGGCGTGGTCGGCGAAAGCGGCAGCGGCAAGAGTCTGACCGCGCTGGCCTTGCTCGGCCTGTTGCCGGCGCAGTTGCGCGCGCAGGGGCGTTTGGACATCGATGGCGACGACATCGCGATCGCCAGCGCCGCGCATGCGCGACTGCGCGGCCGCACCCTGGCCTGGGTGCCGCAGGACCCGCTCGCGGCCTTGCATCCGCTGCGCCGGATCGGCGCGCAGCTCAACGAAACCTTGCGCGTGGTGCGTGGGTTGTCGGCGACGGCGGCCGGTGTCCAGGCGCAGGCCTTGCTCGAACGCGTGCAGTTGCCCGATCCGTCCGCGGCCTTGCGCCGCTATCCGCATCAGTTCTCCGGCGGCCAGCGTCAGCGCATCGCGATCGCACTGGCCCTGGCGACGCAGCCGCGGGTGTTGATTGCCGACGAGCCGACTTCGGCGCTGGATGCGCGCATCGCCCGCGACATTCTCGATCTGCTCGATCGGCTGCGTCGCGAGGACGGTCTGGCGCTGCTCCTGATCAGTCACGACCTGCCGCTGGTGGGCGCGTATGCGCAGCGGTTGCTGGTGCTGCAACGCGGCGAGGTGGTCGAGCGCGGCGACACTGCGACGGTGTTCGCGTCGCCGGCGCATGCGTACACACGCGAATTGCTGGCCGCCGACCGGATCGACGCCTTGCCGCCCGAGCCGGCGGCGCAGGCCGATAACGACACGCCGCCGTTGCTGCGCGGCGAAGCCTTGTCGATGCGCTATCCGCGTGCGCCGCGACCGGCGCTGGATGGGGTCGATATCGAACTAAGGCGCGGCCAAGGTCTGGCCCTGGTCGGCGAAAGCGGCAGCGGCAAGAGCACTTTGGGTCGTGTGTTGTTGCGGTTGTTGCGCGGTGCGCAGGGACGCGTGTCGATCGACGGGATCGATCTGGGCTCGCTGGATGCCGCGGCCTTGCGACGGTTGCGGGCGCGGACCGGGGTGGTGTTCCAGGATCCGTATGCTTCGCTCGACCCGCGTCTGCGCGTGGCCGAGATCGTTGCCGAGCCCTTGCGCATCCACGGAAACCTGGACAAGGCCGCACGCCGCGCGCGCGCGGCCGAACTGCTGCGCGATGTCGGCCTGGACGAGGCGATGTTGGATCGGTATCCGCATCAGTTTTCCGGCGGCCAGCGCCAACGCATCGCGATCGCGCGCGCGTTGGCGACATCGCCGGATCTGTTGGTCTGCGACGAAGCGGTGTCGGCGCTGGATGCGCATCATCGCGCGGCGATCCTGGCCTTGCTCGCGCGGCTCAAGCGCGAACGCGGGCTGGCGTTGTTGTTCGTGACTCACGATCTGGCCGCGGCCGCGGCGGTGGCCGAACGCATCGCCGTGCTCGAAGCAGGACGCATCGTCGAGACCGGGCCGACCGCGCAGGTGCTGAGCGCACCGCGGCACGCGCATACGCGCGCGCTGCTGGCGGCGCGGCCGGCGGTGATCGGATCGGTTTAG
- a CDS encoding PA domain-containing protein, with product MNKSLLAISIALAGAFAFAPSAQAANLTLINGDDGTAVGLNDPTAAAPVGGNPGVSIGEQRRIVYKYAMDAWGAVLQSNVEIKVYATFARLTCTATGGTLGAAGTNWILNDFPGAIPNTLYHSALADAIAGEDLVPDPDDPADIFSQFNGDLGKPDCLAGSGWYLGLDGKTPEGKINFLNVVMHELGHGLGAQGFINKNTGALLAGLSDVYTSNAYDNVQNKAFNDPAMTDALRATAMKTPGRTVWNGAQVNAQAPLVLDRRTVLNVTAPAAAAGSYEIGFADFGPAPSATSFPAGQLVLVNDGVAAASVSDGCETPFVNAAAIAGKVAVIDRGTCNFAVKAKNAQLNGAVAVVIVNNTGGVAGMGNSAPPITDITIPTVMISQADGGLVKANLPATAGALVDPNFLQGADRNGRTRLYAPTVVAVGSTFSHFDTDLQPNALMEPFDTPEVQAQFDVDLTPAMFVDIGWTLNPGNAILGTCDTTVKALETPGLIIGANITAESKLCATNAHGSRALYLRCISDHATELQQIGAITTTQLGKVRQCAATVRP from the coding sequence GTGAATAAGTCACTGCTCGCCATTTCGATCGCACTCGCCGGCGCCTTCGCGTTCGCGCCGAGCGCGCAAGCCGCCAACCTCACCCTGATCAACGGCGACGACGGCACCGCCGTGGGCCTCAACGATCCGACTGCGGCCGCTCCGGTCGGCGGCAACCCGGGCGTGTCCATCGGCGAACAACGTCGCATCGTCTACAAGTACGCGATGGATGCGTGGGGCGCGGTGCTGCAGAGCAACGTCGAGATCAAGGTGTACGCCACCTTCGCCCGCCTGACCTGTACCGCCACCGGCGGCACCCTCGGCGCGGCCGGTACCAACTGGATCCTCAACGACTTCCCGGGCGCGATTCCGAACACGCTGTACCACTCCGCGCTCGCCGATGCGATCGCCGGCGAGGACCTCGTGCCCGACCCGGACGATCCGGCCGACATCTTCTCCCAGTTCAACGGCGACCTCGGCAAGCCGGACTGCCTGGCGGGTTCGGGCTGGTACCTGGGCCTGGACGGCAAGACCCCGGAAGGCAAGATCAATTTCCTCAACGTGGTCATGCACGAGCTCGGCCACGGTCTGGGCGCGCAAGGGTTCATCAACAAGAACACCGGCGCGCTGCTCGCGGGTCTGAGCGACGTCTACACCAGCAACGCCTACGACAACGTCCAGAACAAGGCCTTCAACGATCCGGCCATGACCGACGCGCTACGCGCCACGGCCATGAAGACCCCGGGCCGCACGGTGTGGAACGGCGCCCAGGTCAACGCTCAGGCGCCGCTGGTCCTCGACCGGCGCACCGTGCTCAACGTGACCGCGCCGGCCGCGGCCGCGGGCAGTTACGAAATCGGCTTCGCCGACTTCGGCCCGGCCCCGTCGGCGACCAGCTTCCCGGCCGGTCAGCTGGTGCTGGTCAACGACGGCGTCGCCGCCGCGTCGGTCAGCGACGGTTGCGAAACCCCGTTCGTCAACGCCGCCGCCATCGCCGGCAAGGTCGCGGTGATCGATCGCGGCACCTGCAACTTCGCGGTCAAGGCCAAGAACGCGCAACTCAACGGCGCGGTCGCGGTGGTGATCGTCAACAACACCGGCGGCGTGGCGGGCATGGGCAACTCGGCTCCGCCGATCACCGACATCACCATTCCCACGGTGATGATCTCGCAGGCCGACGGCGGGCTGGTCAAGGCCAATCTGCCGGCGACGGCGGGCGCGCTGGTCGATCCGAACTTCCTGCAGGGCGCCGACCGCAATGGCCGCACGCGGCTGTACGCGCCGACCGTCGTCGCGGTCGGCTCGACCTTCTCGCACTTCGACACCGACCTGCAGCCGAACGCGCTGATGGAACCGTTCGATACGCCGGAAGTGCAGGCCCAGTTCGACGTCGATCTGACCCCGGCGATGTTCGTCGACATCGGTTGGACGCTCAATCCGGGCAACGCGATCCTCGGCACCTGCGACACCACGGTCAAAGCCCTGGAAACGCCCGGCCTGATCATCGGCGCCAACATCACCGCCGAGAGCAAGCTGTGCGCGACTAACGCCCACGGCAGCCGTGCGCTCTACCTGCGTTGCATCTCCGATCACGCCACCGAGTTGCAGCAGATCGGCGCGATCACCACCACGCAGTTGGGCAAGGTGCGTCAGTGCGCGGCGACGGTGCGTCCGTAA
- a CDS encoding pteridine-dependent deoxygenase: MLTGPHLQVDYLDGTPEQVLAHDDTLAVFGFGQDAPHHDDPRYLRVALEPFGDRRLERWRASGPVSSGRDGDLAWSEDGALQFGVIELDEPEPLPGEATNGEIARAAEYLYRKLIAFTAQRGYPHLLRIWNYLDGITLGHGDEERYRVFCVGRAAGLGEFPIARLPAATAIGRVDGARRLQVYWLASRTPGTPLENPRQVSAYRYPRQYGPQSPSFARAMLPPQPGAMPLLLSGTAAVVGHESKHVESVLAQLDETLTNFDSLIDAARQRWPNLPPAFGAGSCLKVYVRDVQDIDTVAAALDRRYGNRVPRILLHAAICRHELRVEIDGVHG, from the coding sequence ATGTTGACCGGCCCGCACTTGCAGGTGGATTACCTCGACGGCACGCCCGAGCAGGTGCTCGCGCACGACGACACGCTGGCGGTGTTCGGCTTCGGCCAGGACGCGCCGCATCACGACGACCCGCGTTACTTGCGCGTGGCGCTGGAACCGTTCGGCGACCGCCGGCTGGAACGCTGGCGCGCCAGCGGCCCGGTGTCCAGCGGCCGCGACGGCGACCTGGCCTGGTCCGAGGACGGCGCGCTGCAGTTCGGCGTGATCGAACTCGACGAGCCCGAGCCGCTGCCCGGCGAAGCCACCAACGGCGAGATCGCGCGCGCGGCCGAGTACCTGTACCGCAAGCTGATCGCGTTCACCGCGCAGCGCGGTTATCCGCATCTGCTGCGGATCTGGAATTACCTCGACGGCATCACCCTGGGCCACGGCGACGAAGAACGCTATCGGGTGTTCTGCGTCGGCCGCGCCGCCGGCCTGGGCGAGTTCCCGATCGCGCGCCTGCCGGCCGCGACCGCGATCGGCCGGGTCGACGGCGCGCGCCGCCTGCAGGTGTACTGGCTGGCCTCGCGCACGCCCGGCACGCCGCTGGAAAACCCGCGCCAGGTCAGCGCTTACCGTTACCCGCGCCAGTACGGCCCGCAGTCGCCGAGCTTCGCCCGCGCGATGCTGCCGCCGCAGCCCGGCGCGATGCCGTTGCTGCTGTCGGGCACCGCGGCCGTGGTCGGTCATGAGTCCAAGCACGTCGAATCGGTGCTGGCCCAGCTCGACGAAACCCTGACCAACTTCGACAGCCTGATCGACGCCGCGCGGCAACGCTGGCCGAACCTGCCGCCCGCGTTCGGCGCCGGCAGTTGCCTGAAGGTCTACGTGCGCGACGTGCAGGACATCGACACCGTCGCCGCGGCGCTGGACCGCCGCTACGGCAACCGCGTCCCGCGCATCCTGCTGCATGCGGCGATCTGCCGGCATGAGTTGCGGGTGGAGATCGATGGGGTGCATGGGTAG